The following DNA comes from Allobranchiibius huperziae.
TGACGCCGACCGGTCAGCAGAGTTACCCCACGCCGCGCGCGCTGGAGACCTCTGAGATCCCCGCGCTCATCGAGGACTTTGTCTCGGCCTCCCGCAACGCCATCCGCGCCGGCCTCGACGGGGTCGAGATCCACGCCGCGAACGGCTACATCCTGCACCAGTTCCTCGCACCGTCGAGCAACCAGCGCAGCGACGCGTACGGCGGCTCCCCGACGGCGCGGGCCCGCCTCGTCGTCGAGGTCGCCCAGGCCGTCAGCGAGGCCATCGGCGCCGACCGCGTCGGCATCCGGATCTCGCCCGCGCACAACATTCAGGGCGTCCTGGAAGAGGACGAGGTGCAGACCCGTGCGACCTACGAGTCGCTGGTCGACGGCATCGCGCCGCTCGGGATGGCCTACCTGAGCATCCTCGCCGACCCCGCGTCGACGCTGGTGTCCGATCTGCGCACCCGCTTCGGCGGACCGGTCATCGTCAACTCCGGCTTCTCCAGCGTCACCACCCTGGACGACGTCAACGAGGTGCTGGAGAAGGGGCACGCCGACGCGGTCGCCGTGGGCCGTGAGTTCCTGGCGAACCCCGACCTCGCCGAGCGCTGGCGCGCCGGTGCCGAGCTGAACGAGCCGAATTCGGACACGTTCTACGGCGGCGGCGCCGAGGGGTACACCGACTACCCGACGCTGCAGGAGTCGGCCGAGCGTCGCTCCGCCTGACGCCGAGCTGACTGAGCCGGGCGGGTCCTCGTGGACCCGCCCGGCTTCGTCATGTGTGCTCGCTCGCGCCGGATTTCGAGGCGTGCCAACGGCGTACGGCGTGCAGCAGGTCCTCTGCGAGGGG
Coding sequences within:
- a CDS encoding alkene reductase; this encodes MPTAFDPIRIGRWDLPQRFVMAPLTRNRASEGEAPAQLNAEYYAQRATAGLIITEGTQPSAVGQGYMATPGMHSDAQVEGWRQVADAVHARGGKIVVQLMHAGRIAHPDNKNGIETIAPSAIAAPGKIVTPTGQQSYPTPRALETSEIPALIEDFVSASRNAIRAGLDGVEIHAANGYILHQFLAPSSNQRSDAYGGSPTARARLVVEVAQAVSEAIGADRVGIRISPAHNIQGVLEEDEVQTRATYESLVDGIAPLGMAYLSILADPASTLVSDLRTRFGGPVIVNSGFSSVTTLDDVNEVLEKGHADAVAVGREFLANPDLAERWRAGAELNEPNSDTFYGGGAEGYTDYPTLQESAERRSA